The Crassaminicella indica genomic interval AAGTCATATGACTTTTAAATGAAATGGATTTGTTTTCGTTTATATTTTTTCCAAATCTATTCTATTTATACCTATTTGAATTATTTTTTTGATATATTTTTCTTAATTTTTCAATAAAACTATATTTTGTAATTTTATAACATAAATGTTTTTATCCATACAGTAAATACTATTATTGAGGTGATAAATATGAAAAAAATATTATCAATACTAATTTTATGTGTCTTATTATTCTCTGGTTGTACTACTCCACAGCAAAAACCAAATGAAATGCCTAAAACTTCATCTATTTTTGAAAAAGGCAAAGTAGAAAAAATTAAGATTACAAAAGACAATGCATCTTGCCGTTTAGGACAAGGCAATAGCTATCCTTCAATAAAAAAGCTTCCTAAGGGAAACATCTATAACGTTGTCGGTCAGCTTGGAGACTGGTATGTAGTACAAACGGAAGATGGAAAAGTCGGCTGCGTCAATCCTTCTGATGCAAAACCAGAGGTAGAAAGTCCTAAAACAACCACTCCATCTGCTCAGCCTAACCTAACTAGTAAAGATCAGCAAAAGGAAAATATTTCAAGACTTACTGATGATGAGCAGCAAATGTTTAACCTTATCAATAAGGAACGCACAAAAAAAGGATTAAAACCATTAACACTTGATATATCAGTAACAAATGTAGCCAGATTAAAATCTCAGGATATGATAGACAATAATTATTTTAGCCATAATTCTCCTACTTATGGCAGTCCTTTTGATATGCTAAAGCAATT includes:
- a CDS encoding CAP domain-containing protein: MKKILSILILCVLLFSGCTTPQQKPNEMPKTSSIFEKGKVEKIKITKDNASCRLGQGNSYPSIKKLPKGNIYNVVGQLGDWYVVQTEDGKVGCVNPSDAKPEVESPKTTTPSAQPNLTSKDQQKENISRLTDDEQQMFNLINKERTKKGLKPLTLDISVTNVARLKSQDMIDNNYFSHNSPTYGSPFDMLKQFGIKYLSAGENIAGNPSVKNAHTSLMNSEGHRRNILNPNFTHIGIGIKNGGKYGKIYTQMFIQR